A genomic segment from Coccinella septempunctata chromosome 3, icCocSept1.1, whole genome shotgun sequence encodes:
- the LOC123309815 gene encoding N-alpha-acetyltransferase 38, NatC auxiliary subunit, with protein MDLVVPTLKPPENMTGVQKLRQLLNKTLRIEMSDGRVLIGIFLCTDADANVILGSCSEYLPQEFRLNKAKEEPRMLGLVMVPGKHIVTVSKDTNDPAPSYNNGPSVEVQDVI; from the exons atggatttaGTTGTGCCTACTTTAAAACCACCTGAG aATATGACGGGTGTTCAGAAACTTAGGCAATTATTAAATAAAACATTGCGAATTGAAATGTCTGATGGAAGGGTATTGATTGGAATTTTCCTTTGTACTGATGCAGATGCTAATGTCATCTTAGGTTCATGTTCTGAATACTTGCCTCAAGAATTCCGATTAAATAAAGCTAAAGAAGAACCTAGAATGTTAGGCTTGGTTATGGTACCTGGGAAACACATTGTTACAGTATCTAAAGATACAAATGACCCTGCACCTAGCTATAACAACGGTCCATCTGTTGAAGTTCAAGATGTAATATGA
- the LOC123309816 gene encoding cytochrome c oxidase assembly factor 6 homolog, whose translation MSFPNKEDRQRCWGARDKYWECLDKVGEGDQSPCAEFRKLYESSCSSQWIKHFDRKRNYLVFKNKIENEGYEPLTENNRTT comes from the coding sequence ATGTCATTCCCAAATAAAGAGGATCGGCAAAGATGTTGGGGTGCAAGGGATAAATATTGGGAATGCCTAGATAAAGTTGGTGAAGGCGATCAATCTCCTTGTGCAGAGTTTAGAAAATTATATGAATCCTCTTGCAGCTCACAATGGATCAAACATTTTGATAGAAAAAGAAACTACCTGGTATTCAAGAATAAGATAGAAAATGAAGGGTATGAGCCATTAACAGAAAATAACAGAACAACTTGA
- the LOC123309814 gene encoding N-alpha-acetyltransferase 30-like encodes MNITTNEPNIKLRDDKNDLKVDIIRENNHKKDLKVNGLLNGSGKDLASLKTSKIDAKKRSQGTVENAESKSKVQISMNDNENRPKNSGKTKKDFVCDTNNQVKSCYDSNENITQLSSSQSSTSCKNSIDLGVEENVSCVNCPEDISVPNSECLEVNNMSEDYKTDSVESADEVMMKLENLNIASDESSCKENVESEESPIKYVQYENELQMPLVMKIIQKDLSEPYSIYTYRYFIHNWPKLCFLAMDNEKCVGAIVCKLDIHRKVMKRGYIAMLAVDKDYRKKGIGSTLVKKAIQEMIIGDADEVVLETEVTNQPALQLYEALGFVRDKRLFRYYLNGVDALRLKLWLR; translated from the exons atgaatataaccACAAATGAACCTAACATTAAACTTAGGGATGATAAGAATGACTTGAAAGTGGatattataagagaaaataacCACAAAAAGGACCTTAAAGTAAATGGTTTACTCAATGGTTCAGGCAAAGATCTAGCATCTCTAAAAACCTCCAAAATTGATGCCAAGAAAAGATCACAAGGTACTGTAGAGAATGCTGAGAGTAAGAGTAAAGTTCAAATATCAATGAATGACAATGAAAATCGACCCAAAAACTCGGGTAAAACGAAAAAAGACTTTGTTTGTGATACAAACAACCAAGTTAAATCCTGTTATGattcgaatgaaaatataacGCAACTAAGCAGTTCACAATCAAGCACTAGTTGTAAAAATAGTATAGATCTTGGTGTTGAAGAGAATGTGTCTTGTGTGAACTGCCCAGAAGATATATCTGTGCCTAATAGTGAATGTTTAGAAGTGAATAATATGAGTGAAGACTATAAAACTGATTCTGTTGAATCTGCCGATGAGGTGATgatgaagttggaaaatttgAACATAGCATCTGATGAGTCTAGTTGTAAAGAAAATGTAGAGTCTGAAGAGTCGCCCATAAAATATGTCCAGTATGAAAATGAACTTCAGATGCCCTTAGttatgaaaattattcaaaaagatTTATCAGAGCCGTACTCTATTTATACATATAGATATTTCATACATAATTGGCCGAAACTGTGTTTTCTG GCAATGGACAATGAGAAATGTGTTGGTGCAATTGTTTGTAAACTAGACATACATCGGAAAGTCATGAAACGTGGTTACATTGCCATGTTGGCTGTTGATAAAGACTATCGGAAAAAAGGCATAGGTTCAACCCTGGTAAAAAAGGCAATTCAAGAAATGATCATTGGAGATGCCGATGAAGTTGTATTGGAGACTGAAGTAACAAACCAGCCTGCTCTACAACTTTACGAAGCTCTAGGATTTGTGAGGGATAAGAGATTATTCAGATACTATTTAAATGGAGTAGATGCTTTGAGATTGAAGTTGTGGCTCAGATGA
- the LOC123309812 gene encoding ESF1 homolog, whose amino-acid sequence MEDERVNRFKTEAKFRNVPKKSRKVKIDKRFQSMFKDEQFKESYSIDKRGRPIKHSSDKDLRRYYHLSSSDESSSEDEKESQAEDLGKNQTGDKNVSDEIKKKLKNLKVDYARGEQTLLESSSDDEESEEEYEEEDTIEHKWGELDADAEKTDTVTNRLAICNMDWDRITAVDIMVLLNSFLPPGGVIESVKIYVSEFGKKRLVEEDISGPPELRETKLDDEDEETEEGSKYHMEKLRQYQLNRLKYYYAVVTFNNESAANKVYTECDGMEYESSAVRLDLRIIPNDMEFEDEPKDSCEEMPTKYQPKYFTTSALQQAKVHLTWDETNPDRIDLAQKINSGKLDDLDDDLLRNFVASSEDESEDENREKYSTLLKEIENEGKQEEDDDVELEATWDIGLEEKSKEPVEKEDKTPFQQYLDKRKEKRKQKKKLKKQENDDKLEDSDIPSDIDMNDPYFAEEFNKPEFTKKKDKKHQREKIESDEEKDNNEAELQLLLANEETDGKNHFSLKKIQEKEDKSKKSKKNKKKKKNGQQEIMENDGFKLNVEDPRFSAVFSSHLYSIDPSNPHYKKTEAMETIIKEKLKRSSEVDDEVVSKKSKMDESKRMNTELGVLVKNLKRKTKEMLKNK is encoded by the coding sequence aTGGAAGATGAAAGAGTTAATCGTTTCAAAACCGAAGCAAAATTTCGTAATGTACCTAAGAAATCCAGAAAGGTAAAAATTGATAAGAGGTTTCAGTCTATGTTCAAAGATGAACAATTCAAAGAGAGTTATTCAATTGATAAGAGAGGAAGGCCTATTAAACACAGTAGTGATAAAGATTTGAGACGATATTACCATTTAAGTTCATCGGATGAGAGCTCTTCTGAGGATGAAAAAGAAAGTCAAGCAGAAGATTTGGGAAAAAATCAAACCGGAGACAAGAATGTTTCggatgaaataaaaaagaaattgaaaaatttgaaggtGGATTATGCCAGAGGGGAACAGACTTTGTTAGAGAGCTCATCAGATGATGAGGAGTCTGAAGAAGAATATGAAGAGGAAGATACTATAGAACATAAATGGGGGGAATTGGACGCTGATGCAGAAAAAACCGATACGGTAACAAATCGCTTAGCAATTTGTAATATGGATTGGGATAGGATAACAGCAGTGGATATAATGGTCTTATTGAACTCCTTTCTGCCTCCTGGAGGTGTAATAGAAAGTGTAAAAATTTATGTTTCTGAGTTTGGAAAGAAAAGATTAGTGGAAGAAGACATTTCAGGTCCACCTGAATTAAGAGAAACTAAACTTGATGATGAAGATGAGGAAACTGAAGAGGGCTCAAAATATCACATGGAGAAGCTTCGTCAGTACCAGTTAAATCGTTTGAAATATTATTATGCTGTTGTAACATTCAATAATGAAAGTGCAGCAAACAAAGTTTATACAGAATGTGATGGAATGGAATATGAATCTAGTGCTGTTAGACTGGATCTCAGAATTATACCTAATGATATGGAATTTGAAGATGAACCAAAAGATTCTTGCGAAGAAATGCCTACGAAATACCAGCCCAAATATTTTACAACTTCAGCCTTGCAACAGGCTAAAGTTCATCTAACTTGGGATGAGACTAACCCAGATAGAATTGATCTTGCTCAGAAAATAAATAGTGGTAAACTTGACGACTTGGACGATGATTTGTTAAGAAATTTCGTAGCTTCAAGTGAAGATGAAAGTGAGGatgaaaatcgtgaaaaatataGTACACTtttaaaagaaattgaaaatgaagGGAAACAAGAAGAGGATGATGATGTGGAATTAGAAGCTACCTGGGACATTGGTCTTGAAGAAAAATCCAAGGAACCAGTGGAAAAAGAGGATAAAACTCCCTTCCAACAATATTTAGATAAAAGAAAGGAAAAACGAAAACAGAAGAAGAAActtaaaaaacaagaaaatgatGACAAGCTAGAAGATTCAGATATACCCTCTGATATCGACATGAATGATCCATATTTTGCTGAAGAATTCAATAAACCAGAATTTACCAAAAAGAAAGATAAGAAACACCaacgtgaaaaaattgaaagtgaCGAAGAAAAGGATAATAATGAAGCTGAACTTCAACTTCTCTTGGCAAATGAGGAAACAGACGGCAAAAATCATTTCAGTTtgaagaaaattcaagaaaaagaaGACAAAAGTAAAAAGTctaaaaagaacaaaaaaaagaagaaaaatgggCAACAGGAAATAATGGAGAATGATGGATTCAAGCTTAATGTTGAGGATCCTAGATTTTCAGCTGTATTTTCTAGTCATTTGTACAGTATCGACCCTTCAAATCCACACTACAAAAAAACAGAAGCCATGGAAACAATTattaaagaaaaattgaaaaggagCTCTGAGGTAGATGACGAAGTTGTCAGTAAAAAGAGTAAAATGGACGAAAGTAAAAGAATGAATACAGAGTTGGGAGTTTTAGTTAAAAACTTGAAGAGAAAAACTAaagaaatgttgaaaaataaatga
- the LOC123309811 gene encoding atypical kinase COQ8B, mitochondrial: MSRIQDGLAIIRSLRMIAESGIELQKANLKIIWDNSSLKILAKDLLKFEEELSKRKIKEENIGKNVGEIVERASTVLQSLHIYNYKTFVEPIFKDVREKEDFKATKLDEKHFKYSVNPKISEDFYEIKLTSADRELLKKLDMEHKKMKEKLQDSVREVKREKAKKIESKEHNDEIPIEIKTIPNPKSLSLGSESKQRTVPSSRIGRMVSFGTLAAGLGVGTMAEYARRTLGFGSSENQMAFMTEANLNRIVDTLCKVRGAALKLGQILSIQDDSIIQPGLAKALERVRKSADFMPDWQVDSVLSRELGPEWQAKVEEFQRKPFAAASIGQVHLGRTKDGQQVAIKIQYPGVAQSINSDIDNLTGIMNLWNIFPKGMFLENLMTVAKRELAWEVDYKREAECTKKFKELLAPYPEYYVPSVVDELSTGQVFTSELLSGIPVDQCFDLDVEDKYFIGYNIIRLCLLEILQFRYMQTDPNWANFLYNPQKKQIMLLDFGASREYSKDFMDKYVRILKAAYDSDRETIRNISGEIGFFTGYESKVMVEAHVDAVMILGEIFQSDEPYDFANQNMTERIQHLVPTMLTHRLCPPPEEIYSLHRKLSGVFLLCSKLKVPLSCRKMFLDLYNEYVVKN, encoded by the exons ATGTCGAGAATACAGGATGGATTAGCAATAATTCGTAGTTTACGAATGATAGCAGAGTCAGGAATCGAATTGCAAAAAgctaatttgaaaattatatggGATAATTCTAGTTTGAAAATCTTAGCCAAGgatttattgaaatttgaggaagaattatccaaaagaaaaatcaaggagGAAAATATCGGCAAGAATGTGGGAGAAATAGTTGAAAGAGCCTCAACTGTTCTTCAAAGTCTgcatatatataattataaaacATTTGTGGAACCCATTTTCAAAG ATGTCAGAGAGAAAGAGGATTTCAAAGCAACTAAGcttgatgaaaaacattttaaatatTCAGTTAATCCAAAAatatctgaagatttttatgAAATCAAGCTGACCTCTGCTGATCGAGAGTTATTAAAGAAACTAGACATGGAACATAAGAAGATGAAGGAAAAACTTCAAGACTCCGTTAGGGAAGTGAAGAGAGAgaaagcaaaaaaaattgaatcgaaAGAACACAATGATGAAATTCCTATCGAAATAAAGACAATTCCGAACCCAAAATCATTATCT TTAGGTTCTGAATCAAAACAAAGGACTGTGCCTTCATCAAGAATTGGCCGAATGGTTTCATTTGGCACTCTGGCCGCTGGACTAGGTGTTGGGACGATGGCGGAGTATGCCAGAAGGACTCTAGGTTTTGGTTCATCAGAGAACCAAATGGCATTTATGACAGAAGCCAATCTGAATAGAATCGTTGATACATTGTGTAAAGTGAGAG GCGCTGCTCTGAAACTAGGCcaaattttgagtattcagGATGATTCTATCATACAACCGGGTTTGGCGAAAGCATTGGAGAGGGTCAGAAAATCAGCAGATTTCATGCCAGACTGGCAAGTTGATAGTGTTCTGTCTCGAGAATTAGGTCCAGAATGGCAAGCAAAAGTGGAAGAATTCCAAAGGAAACCTTTTGCGGCTGCTTCTATTGGTCAGGTACATTTAGGGAGGACGAAGGATGGTCAGCAAGTAGCCATCAAAATCCAGTATCCTGGGGTCGCTCAAAGTATTAACAGTGACATTGACAACTTGACTGGAATAATGAATTTATGGAATATATTCCCCAAAGGAATGTTCTTGGAGAACTTGATGACCGTTGCTAAACGTGAATTGGCGTGGGAGGTTGATTATAAGAGAGAAGCAGAATGtactaaaaaattcaaagagttATTGGCGCCATATCCAGAGTATTATGTTCCATCAGTTGTTG ATGAATTATCTACTGGACAGGTTTTCACTTCGGAACTCCTCAGTGGAATTCCTGTTGATCAATGCTTCGATCTAGACGTTGAGGACAAATACTTCATTGGTTATAATATAATACGGTTATGTTTGCTGGAAATACTTCAGTTTAGATACATGCAAACAGATCCAAATTGGGCCAATTTCTTATATAATCCCCAAAAGAAGCAAATTATGTTACTAGATTTCGGGGCCAGTAGGGAATATTCGAAGGACTTTATGGATAAATATGTTAGAATACTGAAAGCAGCTTATGATTCTGATAGAGAAACTATAAGGAACATTTCTGGGGAAATCGGATTTTTCACCGGATACGAGAGTAAA GTTATGGTTGAAGCTCATGTTGATGCTGTGATGATTTTgggtgaaatatttcaaagtgATGAGCCTTACGATTTTGCAAATCAGAATATGACGGAAAGAATACAGCATTTAGTCCCCACAATGTTAACTCACAGATTGTGTCCCCCTCCAGAGGAAATTTATTCATTGCATAGGAAATTGTCAGGAGTATTTTTATTGTGTTCTAAACTCAAAGTGCCGCTGAGTTGTCGAAAAATGTTCTTAGatttatataatgaatatgtagtgaaaaattga